Below is a genomic region from Bos javanicus breed banteng chromosome 13, ARS-OSU_banteng_1.0, whole genome shotgun sequence.
CAACCCGGCGATTCTTCTTTAATTTAACTTCTATCCCCACTGAGGAGTTTATCACCTCAGCAGAACTTCAGGTCTTTCGGAAACATATGCCCGAAGCTTTGGAAAACAATAGCAGTTTCCATCACCgaattaatatttatgaaattataaaaCCTGCCACAGCTAACTCCAAGTTCCCTGTGACGAGACTTTTGGACACCAGGTTGGTGACTCAGAATGCCAGTAGGTGGGAGAGCTTCGATGTCACCCCCGCCGTGATGAGGTGGACCGCCCAGGGGCTCACCAACCATGGGTTCGTGGTGGAGGTAGCCCACCCAGAGGACAGCCATGGGGCCTCCAAGAGGCATGTGCGGATTAGCAGGTCTTTGCACCAAGATGAGCACAGCTGGTCACAGATAAGGCCCTTGCTTGTCACTTTTGGCCACGATGGGAAAGGACACCCTCTCCACAGAAGAGAAAAGCGGCAAGCAAAACACAAACAGCGGAAACGCCTCAAGTCCAGCTGTAAGAGACACCCTTTATATGTGGACTTCAGTGATGTGGGGTGGAATGACTGGATCGTTGCACCGCCGGGGTATCATGCCTTTTACTGCCATGGGGAGTGCCCTTTTCCCCTGGCCGATCACCTTAACTCCACGAATCATGCCATTGTCCAAACTCTGGTCAACTCAGTTAACTCTAAGATTCCCAAGGCATGCTGTGTCCCAACAGAGCTCAGCGCCATCTCCATGCTGTACCTTGATGAGAATGAGAAGGTGGTATTAAAGAACTATCAGGACATGGTTGTCGAGGGTTGTGGGTGTCGTTagcacagcaaaataaaatataaatatatatatatatatattagaaaaacagcaaaaaaatcaAGTTGACACTTTAATATTTCCCAATGAAGACTTTATTTATGGAAtggaatggagaaaaagaaaaacacagctattttgaaaatatatttatatctacgAAAAGAAGTtgggaaaacaaatattttaatcagaGAATTATtccttaaagattttaaaatgtatttagttGTACATTTTATATGGGTTCAGCCCCAGCACATGAAGTATAATGGTcagatttattttgtatttatttactattataaccactttttaggaaaaatagctaatttgtatttatatgtaATCAAAGGAAGTATTGGGTTTGTACATAATTTTCCAAAAATTgtagttgtttttcagttgtgtgTATTTAAGATGAAAAGTCTACATGGAAGGTTACTCTGGCAAAGTGCTTAGcacatttgcttttttttgcagCGCTACTGTTAAGGTCACAAGTTCaagtccaggaaaaaaaaaaagtggataatCCACTCTGCTGACTTTCAAGATTATTATATTATTCAGTTCTCAGGAATGTTGCAGAGTGGTTGTCCAGTCCGTGAGAATTTACATCCTTATTAGGTGGAATATTTGGATAAGAACCAGACATTACTGATTTAATATAGAAACCCTTCCCCTAACCCTTAATTTGCAGAAAGAGTAAAGCAAGACCAATATAAATAATTAGGAAA
It encodes:
- the BMP2 gene encoding bone morphogenetic protein 2 gives rise to the protein MVAGTRCLLALLLPQVLLGGAAGLIPELGRRKFAASAGRSSSQPSDDVLSEFELRLLSMFGLKQRPTPSRDAVVPPYMLDLYRQHSGQPGAPAPDHRLERAASLANTVRSFHHEESLEELPEMSGKTTRRFFFNLTSIPTEEFITSAELQVFRKHMPEALENNSSFHHRINIYEIIKPATANSKFPVTRLLDTRLVTQNASRWESFDVTPAVMRWTAQGLTNHGFVVEVAHPEDSHGASKRHVRISRSLHQDEHSWSQIRPLLVTFGHDGKGHPLHRREKRQAKHKQRKRLKSSCKRHPLYVDFSDVGWNDWIVAPPGYHAFYCHGECPFPLADHLNSTNHAIVQTLVNSVNSKIPKACCVPTELSAISMLYLDENEKVVLKNYQDMVVEGCGCR